From Oreochromis aureus strain Israel breed Guangdong linkage group 4, ZZ_aureus, whole genome shotgun sequence, a single genomic window includes:
- the si:ch211-194b1.1 gene encoding protein Wiz isoform X2, with the protein MEPEGEPLTPGTSYGPPPIDSAQNPVTPTFLNSTLESSCSPNLRDGLMSAKCSWGLTGEEGSKQSEGPQSSADQGRSAQRRFKSSAFPSSLSWDSDSEKETLDEEELQNFSNPHGLAAHSPGSPSSGLRLDSEDDQVPDKMQHFHSKTGMSTPAEGHSDNNESTKTEEPNTSQPGQTELADSKVWNVSEGAEPFLSKVKPKEGCQMEEEEVVLDNGKGEKKPKGKETKEPERDVYTFPGDSDQESPPPAPWAHCTFIQRCRKKRVLLRPFSGLGTLKRTLPETAKLARPSPQKSETVQLNRGGGVYDFEEVSFGEGGVEPIKFRDRGGIRDKEGEESGVETDKEIFTCVECSIYFKKQVHLQEHMIEHNQSGAGGVRRLGKGSRFRCIECGWNLPNRLALADHHRRHEESRLKILEEIEKLNENGKAKEFQTLDSKVLKNRSIDPTIIENTSQGSILSKVVDPDTVKSPPLSPVSTLDIDPGVLDLNAPPLNSVRTPTQTRALSAYRRRFVCTKCNFSTRTSQALANHSKTHTRKKPTLQSESSSPGSPPSLASTSLTCGHCGFLTSSESILREHRALVHPGEIDESGQHLKPSMGARIVKPNLDPEFVYESGSQHDATQGKSQQAVTASDDSRTPDGTTARPVRQVVFNRRFSTRGKTWTDLAKLDTTVDGEKLPESEEEEQDQDQKSEFKTELCREEESSSVAVRPQTRARSNMDDGSSLQSAPLPLSTKKSEKNDDKQETEKDGKVFFLRRSTRVAAAPVEIDSDDDEDIDEERVRRFLSEGVLDEDKDEIDEDTEALKSVERKCPYCPDRFHNGIGLANHVRGHLNRVGVSYNVRHFISPEEVNAIEKKFSYQKKKKKVANFDPDTFSVMHCEFCSAGFDTRAGLSSHARAHLRDFGITNWDVTISPIHILRELFSSRPDLVIPTAPPRSSGSPVEEDEDDDEDEKDLEDEGEGIVEVKLEEETSERTLSAAVSDVLPSASPQPWKKQDGAEECKGDDGEGAEEEDEEELQQLSALDGLSSSPGKTGPRGVNTDSLSPGEDADTTDNKLKCEVCEAQFETRRGLSIHARSHLRQLGITVSDGSGTSIELLRRIAKERKISSSLQEPLVAESPSPSVAPKDEDMDLDEKPIPLSLLAKAAKAVPPSSSSTPSPGASPAPAHSGSPSLVVKKAPISSLLPVSSPLRSPEHKAGGIKNLTSNLSGSAPIATAKPLWAPEENDAPLNLTLEVDPNKDIVCQLCGAWFETRKGLSSHARAHLRHFGVEYSESKGSPISLLNQLIDTDDFKHKASALQLDNHTEPRSLATTTLSSSKPSLLTLSSSSSSSLLYKVTTTGSGSTSKATSSSASSILGPPAKRLKSSSMQVFRLSSGELMALPHSEPPKEIGCEFCGEYFENRKGLSSHARSHLRQMGITEWSVNGSPIDTLREIITRRGLPCALPLKPLKTPPPSSPGPPRSPLSVSSSPSATLLSRLPFAFARPSSPQPAVSKSSSAPPTPSSGLILKLKPEPVQVEVTTPGAVGRSGGFSAESLNSSWRSSDSAFPLNLAMAHEVEPTRDIRCEFCGEYFENRKGLSSHARSHLRQMGITEWSVNGSPIDTLREVMHKRGVGGSSQSDQGVKKELSQGANSPSWESTGGASGSEGLGASGYQSSKFRKSPLSLLQSGSRLHKQGVGSVGPSATPSAGKFFRMSPLGKRPLSEEAQSAETAHSSPHQLKTFSSLPHDFSFKRKPSPDKHAHQDPSCELCGFFFENRKALASHARAHLRQFGVTEWCVNGSPIETLSAWMRSRPQKVLEMHRSYMQGNRTALKKKASSSSSSSQWSSSLAVSLVRPLSHEVSQGSSKTAEEETGTNFQGAPIRAGRSSPSLSRLGSGHPLQAQVARSELNVRLPRGFERRPLKHPSCPDGTERDSGPPKPPRTGTVPALVPKPPSYPLVKVVGKFYTLKCRFCEVEFHGPLSVQEDWIRHLQQHILKMNYNKPAAAKATATEPPALADDPAPVQASVPASTSTSRTTSTAPALTSTSNSNTTPKSRSPSPAAECAPAITATEIVQVSEEQPTLTPTPIPLPTQTAGV; encoded by the exons ACTTGATAGTGAAGATGACCAAGTACCTGATAAAATGCAGCACTTCCATAGTAAGACTGGCATGTCTACACCCGCTGAGGGGCACAGTGATAACAATGAGAGCACAAAGACAGAGGAGCCAAATACATCCCAGCCTGGCCAAACAGAAT TAGCAGACAGCAAAGTCTGGAATGTATCTGAGGGAGCTGAGCCATTCCTGTCTAAAGTAAAACCAAAGGAAGGTTGCcaaatggaggaggaggaggtggtgctGGACAACGgcaagggagaaaaaaagcccAAGGGAAAGGAAACCAAGGAGCCTGAGAGAGATGTGTACACCTTCCCCGGAGACTCGGACCAAGAGAGTCCCCCTCCTGCCCCCTGGGCTCATTGCACATTCATTCAGCGGTGCAGAAAAAAGAGGGTCTTGCTCAGGCCCTTCTCAGGACTTGGCACCTTAAAGCGTACGTTGCCTGAGACTGCCAAATTGGCAAGACCTAgtcctcaaaaatctgaaacagtaCAGCTGAATCGAGGTGGAGGGGTTTATGACTTTGAGGAGGTCAGCTTTGGAGAGGGAGGGGTGGAACCCATAAAGTTCAGAGACAGAGGTGGGATAAGAGACAAAGAAGGAGAAGAGAGTGGGGTGGAGACAGATAAAGAGATTTTCACGTGTGTGGAGTGtagcatttattttaaaaagcaggTCCACCTGCAAGAACACATGATTGAGCACAATCAGAGTGGCGCAGGGGGTGTCAGGCGGTTAGGAAAGGGCAGCCGCTTTCGGTGTATTGAGTGTGGATGGAACCTGCCAAATCGACTTGCACTTGCTGACCACCATAGAAGGCACGAAGAGTCACGACTGAAGATCCTGGAAGAAATTGagaaactgaatgaaaatgGGAAAGCAAAAGAATTTCAGACACTGGACAGCAAGGTGTTGAAAAATAGAAGCATAGACCCGACAATTATAGAAAATACCAGCCAAGGCTCAATACTAAGCAAGGTGGTAGACCCAGACACGGTCAAATCTCCACCTCTATCGCCAGTGTCAACACTGGATATAGACCCAGGAGTCCTTGACCTAAATGCACCCCCGCTAAACTCAGTTCGAACCCCAACTCAGACCCGAGCTCTCTCTGCCTACCGTCGCCGCTTTGTCTGTACCAAGTGTAACTTCAGCACAAGAACATCCCAAGCACTAGCTAATCACTCCAAGACCCACACCAGGAAAAAGCCCACTCTCCAATCAGAATCTTCTTCCCCTGGTTCACCACCCAGTTTGGCATCTACTTCCCTGACCTGTGGTCACTGTGGCTTCCTGACCTCAAGTGAATCCATACTGAGGGAACACCGGGCACTCGTTCATCCAGGAGAGATCGACGAGTCTGGACAGCATTTAAAGCCTAGTATGGGAGCAAGAATTGTAAAACCCAACCTAGACCCCGAGTTCGTCTATGAGTCCGGATCTCAGCATGATGCAACTCAAGGCAAAAGCCAGCAAGCAGTTACTGCTTCTGATGACAGCAGAACACCAGACGGCACCACAGCTCGGCCTGTGAGACAGGTGGTCTTCAACAGGAGATTCAGCACAAGAGGCAAGACTTGGACTGATCTGGCCAAGCTTGACACCACTGTGGATGGTGAAAAGCTGCCTGAGAGTGAAGAGGAAGAGCAGGACCAAGATCAGAAGTCAGAGTTTAAGACAGAGCTGTGTCGGGAAGAGGAAAGCTCATCAGTGGCAGTCAGGCCTCAGACCAGAGCACGATCCAACATGG ATGATGGCTCATCGCTGCAGAGTGCTCCATTACCGCTCTCCACCAAGAAGAGCGAAAAGAACGATGACAAGCAGGAAACGGAAAAAGACGGGAAGGTTTTCTTTCTGAGGAGGAGCACCAGGGTCGCTGCCGCTCCTGTAGAAATTGACAGCGACGACGACGAAGACATTGACGAGGAACGTGTGCGACGTTTCCTGTCAGAGGGCGTCCTGGATGAAGACAAAGACGAGATTGATGAGGACACAGAGGCGCTGAAGAGCGTGGAGAGGAAATGCCCCTACTGCCCCGATCGATTTCATAATGGAATTGGGCTTGCCAATCACGTGAGAGGCCACCTGAACCGTGTGGGCGTCAGCTACAACGTGCGTCACTTCATATCCCCGGAGGAAGTCAACGCGATTGAGAAGAAGTTTTCTtatcagaagaagaaaaaaaaag TTGCCAACTTTGACCCGGACACTTTCAGTGTGATGCACTGTGAGTTCTGTAGTGCTGGCTTCGATACCCGGGCTGGCCTGTCGAGCCACGCTCGGGCCCACCTCCGTGACTTCGGCATCACTAACTGGGATGTTACCATCTCCCCGATCCACATCTTGAGGGAGCTGTTCTCCAGCAGGCCCGACCTCGTAATCCCCACGGCTCCCCCTCGGAGTTCTGGCTCTCCAGTGGAGGAGGACGAGGACGATGATGAAGACGAGAAAGACCTAGAGGATGAAGGGGAGGGAATTGTTGAAGTaaagctggaggaggagacAAGCGAAAGGACcctgagtgctgctgtttctgATGTGCTGCCTTCAGCATCTCCGCAACCCTGGAAGAAGCAGGACGGAGCAGAAGAGTGTAAAG GCGATGACGGGGAGGGAGCGgaggaagaagatgaggaggagctgcagcagctttcAGCCCTGGACGGTTTGAGCTCAAGCCCTGGGAAAACGGGGCCGCGCGGTGTGAACACGGACAGCCTCTCTCCTGGGGAGGATGCAGACACCACGG ACAACAAATTGAAGTGTGAGGTGTGCGAAGCTCAGTTTGAGACCAGGCGCGGCCTCTCCATCCACGCCCGCTCTCACTTGCGCCAGCTGGGCATCACCGTTTCAGACGGCAGCGGGACCTCCATCGAGCTCCTTCGCCGGATTGCCAAGGAGCGCAAAATAAGCTCGTCTCTTCAGGAGCCGCTCGTAGCCGAGAGCCCCTCCCCGTCCGTTGCCCCAAAAGATGAGGACATGGACTTAGACGAGAAACCCATCCCTCTGTCCCTCTTGGCCAAAGCAGCAAAAGCAGTGCCGCCCTCGTCCTCCTCTACACCTTCTCCGGGCGCCTCTCCAGCTCCGGCTCACTCCGGCTCCCCTTCCTTGGTAGTGAAGAAAGCCCCCATTTCCTCTCTACTACCTGTGTCTTCCCCCTTGCGCTCTCCTGAGCACAAGGCAGGGGGCATAAAAAACCTGACCTCTAACCTATCCGGCTCAGCACCCATTGCAACAGCCAAACCCCTCTGGGCGCCCGAGGAGAATGATGCTCCTCTTAACCTCA CACTGGAGGTTGACCCCAACAAAGACATTGTTTGTCAGCTGTGCGGCGCCTGGTTTGAAACCCGGAAAGGCTTATCCAGCCACGCTCGAGCCCACCTGCGGCACTTTGGGGTGGAGTACTCAGAATCCAAGGGGTCTCCCATCAGCCTCCTGAACCAGCTCATCGACACGGATGACTTTAAGCACAAAGCCAGTGCATTGCAGCTCGACAACCACACAGAGCCACGGAGCCTCGCCACCACTACGCTCTCCTCCTCAAAGCCATCCTTGCTGacactctcctcctcttcctcttcatcactCCTCTACAAGGTGACCACGACCGGGAGTGGATCAACATCCAAAGCTACCTCTTCCTCTGCCTCATCTATACTTGGCCCACCTGCCAAGCGTCTCAAGTCCTCTTCCATGCAGGTCTTCCGCCTCAGTAGTGGGGAACTCATGGCCCTTCCACACA GTGAACCTCCAAAGGAGATAGGCTGTGAATTCTGTGGGGAATATTTTGAGAATCGCAAAGGGCTGTCTAGCCACGCTCGCTCTCACCTGCGTCAGATGGGCATTACCGAGTGGTCCGTCAACGGCTCTCCGATCGACACCCTGAGGGAGATCATCACGAGACGGGGCCTGCCTTGCGCCCTCCCGCTAAAACCTCTCAAAACCCCACCGCCATCTTCTCCAGGACCGCCCCGTTCCCCCCTTTCAGTGTCCTCTTCTCCTTCAGCTACTCTCCTCAGTCGTCTGCCCTTCGCCTTCGCCCGCCCCTCCAGTCCTCAGCCCGCCGTGTCCAAGTCGAGCTCGGCTCCACCGACGCCTTCTAGCGGTCTGATTCTCAAGCTGAAGCCTGAGCCGGTGCAGGTAGAGGTCACCACGCCTGGAGCTGTGGGGAGATCTGGAGGGTTTTCAGCTGAGTCTCTCAACTCTAGCTGGAGGAGCTCTGACAGTGCGTTTCCTCTCAACTTAG CCATGGCCCATGAGGTGGAGCCTACGAGGGATATCCGCTGCGAGTTCTGCGGGGAATATTTTGAGAATCGCAAAGGCCTTTCTAGCCACGCCCGCTCCCACCTGCGACAGATGGGCATCACAGAGTGGTCCGTCAATGGTTCGCCCATCGACACCCTGAGGGAGGTTATGCACAAGAGAGGGGTGGGTGGCTCCTCGCAGTCAGACCAAGGAGTGAAGAAAGAGTTGAGCCAAGGAGCAAACAGTCCCTCGTGGGAGAGCACAGGGGGCGCCAGCGGCTCCGAGGGTTTGGGCGCTTCGGGTTACCAGTCCTCCAAATTCCGTAAATCTCCTCTCAGCTTGCTGCAGTCAGGGTCAAGGCTCCATAAGCAGGGTGTGGGGTCTGTGGGCCCATCTGCTACCCCATCTGCAGGGAAGTTTTTCAGGATGTCCCCACTGGGGAAAAGGCCTCTGTCTGAGGAGGCCCAGTCAGCGGAGACTGCGCACTCATCTCCACATCAGCTTAAGACTTTCTCATCCCTTCCACATGATTTCTCCTTCAAAAGAAAACCTTCCCCAGACAAGCATGCACACCAGG ATCCCAGTTGTGAGCTGTGCGGCTTCTTCTTTGAGAACCGTAAGGCTTTAGCCAGCCACGCGCGAGCCCACCTGAGGCAGTTTGGCGTGACCGAGTGGTGTGTAAATGGATCACCTATCGAGACGCTTAGCGCTTGGATGCGCAGCAGGCCGCAAAAGGTGTTGGAGATGCACCGCAGCTACATGCAGGGTAACCGCACCGCCCTCAAGAAG AaggcttcctcttcctcctcctcctctcagtgGTCTTCTTCTTTGGCTGTCAGCCTGGTGCGTCCACTGAGCCATGAGGTCAGCCAGGGCTCTTCCAAGACTGCAGAGGAAGAAACTGGTACCAACTTCCAGGGTGCTCCCATCAGGGCTGGTCGCAGCAGTCCCAGTCTCTCGCGGCTCGGCAGCGGCCACCCGCTTCAAGCACAGGTGGCGCGCAGTGAGCTCAATGTCCGCCTGCCTAGAG GTTTTGAGCGTCGGCCATTGAAGCACCCATCTTGCCCGGACGGAACAGAGAGGGATAGTGGCCCTCCTAAGCCCCCGCGCACAGGCACCGTCCCCGCCCTGGTGCCCAAACCACCCTCCTACCCGCTTGTCAAAGTGGTGGGCAAGTTCTACACCCTGAAGTGCCG ATTCTGTGAGGTAGAGTTCCACGGTCCGCTGTCGGTGCAAGAGGACTGGATCAGACACCTCCAGCAGCACATTCTCAAGATGAACTACAACAAGCCCGCTGCTGCCAAAGCAACAGCCACCGAACCACCTGCCCTAGCTGACGATCCAGCGCCGGTCCAGGCCTCTGTCCCAGCCTCCACCTCTACCTCCAGAACCACCTCTACCGCACCGGCTCTCACTTCCACCTCAAACAGCAACACGACTCCCAAGAGCCGCTCCCCCTCGCCCGCGGCCGAGTGCGCTCCTGCCATCACTGCCACAGAGATAGTTCAAGTCTCAGAGGAGCAGCCAACCCTAACTCCAACTCCTATTCCTCTCCCCACCCAGACAGC TGGTGTTTAG